The window TCAAAAGACACGAGACAGCCAGTACGATGTGCTTGCTCAATCAATGCTACATGTGTTTGTTTCATCGGACTTGCCACTAAATTGACCGAGCAAAAATGTAGGATATCGTGCGCTGTCAGCAAATTAGACGGCAATTGCTCTTGCCGATACAGTAAATCTGCTGCATGTCTGCGGTAAAATAAAAAGTCACGGTCTCCTTTGTCTGTCAAAGAAACAAAGGCAAGGCTTGTGTCACCTTCAATCGTTTGCGCAATATAGGTTGTTTCCACACCTGCACGCTTCACGTTTTCGATTAAAAAGTCACCAAATGCATCCTGCCCTACTTGAGAGAGTAGGGCAGCCTGTTGGCCAAGCTTGGCACAAACAGCTGCAACATTCGCAGGAGCGCCACCTGCATGCTTCGTAAAATGCTCGACTGAAGCAAGTGAACCGCTTTGTTTTGTTGGTGTAAAATCTATTAATAACTCACCAATGGTATAGAGCTTGCTCATGGAAAACCTCCTTATTCACGACTGGTAACTCTAGGTTTTGGTATATAAACGGTGTAAATAATACCACCAAAAACAAGCAAAATGCCAACTGTTTGCAGCAGGCTCGGCATAAAATCAAGGAACAGCATATCTAGTAAAATAGCGACAACTGGATCTACAAATACTAAGACCGACACCAAAATCGTGGAGAGGCTACGAATACTATCAAAAAATAAATAATAGACAAAACCTGTATGGATAAAGCCAGTGCCTAATATATAG of the Lysinibacillus fusiformis genome contains:
- a CDS encoding carbohydrate kinase family protein, producing the protein MSKLYTIGELLIDFTPTKQSGSLASVEHFTKHAGGAPANVAAVCAKLGQQAALLSQVGQDAFGDFLIENVKRAGVETTYIAQTIEGDTSLAFVSLTDKGDRDFLFYRRHAADLLYRQEQLPSNLLTAHDILHFCSVNLVASPMKQTHVALIEQAHRTGCLVSFDPNIRLALWHDAEACRKTVVEFLPKAHIVKLSIEELLFLTHVEDEQQAVHALFHGKIQVIFVTHGAEGATLYTKRQNVKVAATLVNAIDTTGAGDAFIGAVLAILLDKHITVATLQAFCEQFATTLLTFANRYAATSTEKHGAIASYPTKHEVPFTF